In Chitinophaga sp. H8, the sequence TTACAGATTTCAATGCCGCCGTGTCCAGTAATTCCTCCTGGGCAGGGTTGATGGAAAACTGCCTGTAAAAGCCCCTTTCCGGATTCGCAAATACGGCTTCTGAAGCCGTATATTTTACTTTCAGCACGTGTTTGTTTGTCCCTGCACGGAAGGAAATTGCCGCAATGGCCAGCAGTATAAAAAGTAGCTGTTTCATGCGCTTATCTGTAACCTGGATTTTGATGTACTTTTCCTTTCCCGTCTACAATCGCATAATTGGGAAGCGGATACAGGTATTTATATTTGCTGGCTCTTGGTGCTATCCCGTTGTTAGCTTCCAGGATAACTTCCAGCAATTTGTCGAACCGGATAAGATCAGCCCGGTACTGCCCGTTCTCGCACCAAAATTCATGTGCCCGCTCCAGCAGCAGGAGATCTTCAAATGCTTTTTTGGAAGGCACATCTGCAAGTTGTTTATCAGGGAGATTGGCTCTCCGCCTTACTTCGTTGATCAGATCCAGCGCCTCCTGGTTGACAGTGCCTCCCGGTTTGAATACCAATGCTTCTGCCAATGACAACAATACATCTGCATAGCGGTAAATAACCCGGTCGGCAAGACTCATGGAGCTCTGTTTGATGATGTTGTCGTCCACATAATATTTCAGGGGAACCGGCCCGAATTTTAAACCATCACCAGGATTACTTCGATCCTGTTTACTGCCTTCGAGGTTAATGTATTCATCGATCATATATTTCTTCCGGCTATCTGCAGGCTCAAACGTGTCAAAGAATTTCCAGTCACCCGCCAGGGTTTGCCACCCGGCCAGATCTCCACCTGCGGAGGTACCTACATTGGTTGGCATTACTTTCAATTGCCAGTAATGCACATTAGGACCGGTGATGGAAGAAGGGAAGGCCAGTATAAACTCATTTCTGCAGGCGGCCTGTTTGCCTACGGTAAACATATCCGTATAGCTGGGAGCAAGTGCATAACCATATTCCGGTTTCATCAGCTCCCGGGCAACTGTTTCTACTTTATGATAGTTTTCCGGGTTCCGGGTTACTTTCCCATCAGCGGTGAAATGAATCGTTTCATGCAGGTATAGCCGGATGAGCAGCATATTGGCAAAACCTTTACTGAACTTTCCGTATTCCGCATTTTTAGGATAGGGCAACCCTTCCGCTGCGGCTATTAAGTCGGCTTCAATAAAGGCGGCGGTTTCCTCAATGGAAGAGCGGGGGAGTGGCTGATCCTGTAATGGATTTTTAAGTATTTCGATGGGCGCTATGATCAGCCCGCCAAAGAGATCAAACAACGTATACATCAGGTAAGCACGGCTGCAACGTACTTCAGCAATGTATCTTTTTTTCAGGGCATCTGATAAAACACTGTTTTCAATGGCATCAATAACCAGGGTAGCCCTGCTGATCTGGCTGGCAAATTTATAGTAGTTGGTCAGGTCGCCCGTAGTTTCATCAAAAGCGAGTGTATGACAGGCCTGTTGCGTGCCATAAGCGCCTACCACGGTGTTGGTCATACATTCATTCCAGAACTGTACGTCCAGTATGCCATAACTGGATAGTGGCTGATAACAGGATAGCACCATCGCTTTCAGATCATCTTCCGTTTTCGGAAAATTAGCAGGGCTGTATTCACTGTAACTTACAGGATCCAGCTTTACACAGGAAAACAGCAGTACAGCAAAGATTGCAGGTATATATTTATTGAATATCCTTTTCATAACATTTCATTTATTAGAACTTTACATCAAATCCCAGGGTATAGGTACGGGCATTAGGGTATGGCCCCCAATGTGCATCTGTTTCAGGATCCAATCCTTTATAAGGGGTGAGTACAAATACATTGTTGATATTGAAATAAACCCGGCAGCTGGAAAATATACGCTTGACAGGCTGTACCTGGGGCAACGTATAGCCAAGTGCGATGTTTTGCATACGGATAAACCATGCCTGCTGGTATTCATAATCTCCATACCCGTCTTTGGATCCGTTGGGAATAGTTCTGCCGGGATCGCTTACGGTCCAGGTATTTTCATACCGGTATCTCAGCATATTATACCCAAAGG encodes:
- a CDS encoding RagB/SusD family nutrient uptake outer membrane protein, with the translated sequence MKRIFNKYIPAIFAVLLFSCVKLDPVSYSEYSPANFPKTEDDLKAMVLSCYQPLSSYGILDVQFWNECMTNTVVGAYGTQQACHTLAFDETTGDLTNYYKFASQISRATLVIDAIENSVLSDALKKRYIAEVRCSRAYLMYTLFDLFGGLIIAPIEILKNPLQDQPLPRSSIEETAAFIEADLIAAAEGLPYPKNAEYGKFSKGFANMLLIRLYLHETIHFTADGKVTRNPENYHKVETVARELMKPEYGYALAPSYTDMFTVGKQAACRNEFILAFPSSITGPNVHYWQLKVMPTNVGTSAGGDLAGWQTLAGDWKFFDTFEPADSRKKYMIDEYINLEGSKQDRSNPGDGLKFGPVPLKYYVDDNIIKQSSMSLADRVIYRYADVLLSLAEALVFKPGGTVNQEALDLINEVRRRANLPDKQLADVPSKKAFEDLLLLERAHEFWCENGQYRADLIRFDKLLEVILEANNGIAPRASKYKYLYPLPNYAIVDGKGKVHQNPGYR